The following proteins come from a genomic window of Streptococcus pneumoniae:
- the def gene encoding peptide deformylase has protein sequence MSAIERITKAAHLIDMNDIIREGNPTLRAIAEEVTFPLSDQEIILGEKMMQFLKHSQDPVMAEKMGLRGGVGLAAPQLDISKRIIAVLVPNIVEEGETPQEAYDLEAIMYNPKIVSHSVQDAALGEGEGCLSVDRNVPGYVVRHARVTVDYFDKDGEKHRIKLKGYNSIVVQHEIDHINGIMFYDRINEKDPFAVKDGLLILE, from the coding sequence ATGTCTGCAATAGAACGTATTACAAAAGCTGCTCACTTAATTGATATGAACGATATTATCCGTGAAGGGAATCCTACTCTACGCGCGATTGCTGAGGAAGTCACTTTCCCCCTATCTGACCAGGAAATCATCCTAGGCGAAAAGATGATGCAATTCCTTAAACATTCCCAAGATCCTGTCATGGCTGAAAAAATGGGACTCCGCGGTGGTGTTGGACTGGCTGCTCCCCAGTTAGATATCTCAAAACGCATTATCGCTGTTTTGGTACCTAATATTGTTGAAGAAGGCGAAACTCCACAGGAAGCCTACGATTTGGAAGCCATTATGTACAATCCAAAAATCGTCTCTCACTCTGTTCAAGATGCTGCTCTTGGCGAAGGAGAAGGTTGCCTGTCTGTTGACCGTAACGTGCCTGGCTATGTTGTTCGCCATGCCCGCGTTACTGTTGACTACTTTGACAAAGATGGAGAAAAACACCGTATCAAACTCAAAGGCTACAACTCCATTGTTGTTCAGCATGAAATTGACCACATTAACGGTATCATGTTTTACGATCGCATCAATGAAAAAGACCCATTTGCAGTTAAAGATGGTTTACTGATTCTTGAATAA
- a CDS encoding HAD family hydrolase translates to MMIKVIATDMDGTLLDARGQLDLPRLEKILDQLDQRGIRFVIATGNEIHRMRQLLSPLVDRVVLVVANGARIFENNELIQAQTWDDAIVNKALAHFKGRACQDQFVVTGMKGDFVKEGTIFTDLESFMIPEMIEKFYQRMQFVDELTSDLFGGVLKMSMVVGEERLSSVLEEINALFDGRVRAVSSGYGCIDILQAGIHKAWGLEELLKRWDLKSQEIMAFGDSENDVEMLEMAGIAYAMENADEKAKAVATALAPANSQGGVYQVLENWLEKGE, encoded by the coding sequence ATGATGATTAAGGTAATTGCGACAGATATGGATGGGACCTTGCTGGATGCTAGGGGTCAGCTTGATCTCCCACGATTGGAAAAGATTTTAGATCAGTTGGATCAAAGGGGCATTCGTTTTGTCATTGCGACGGGCAATGAAATTCACCGCATGAGACAACTACTGAGTCCCTTGGTGGATCGAGTGGTTCTGGTTGTTGCTAATGGCGCTCGTATTTTTGAAAACAATGAATTGATTCAGGCTCAGACATGGGATGACGCCATTGTCAACAAGGCTTTGGCTCATTTCAAGGGTCGAGCGTGTCAGGACCAGTTTGTTGTAACGGGGATGAAGGGTGATTTTGTCAAGGAAGGTACGATTTTTACAGATCTTGAAAGTTTTATGATTCCAGAAATGATTGAAAAATTCTACCAACGGATGCAATTTGTGGATGAATTAACATCTGACCTCTTTGGTGGTGTGCTCAAGATGAGCATGGTTGTTGGTGAGGAACGTTTGAGTTCGGTTTTGGAAGAAATCAATGCTCTCTTTGATGGCCGTGTCCGAGCTGTATCCAGTGGCTATGGTTGCATTGATATCCTCCAAGCTGGGATTCATAAAGCATGGGGCTTGGAGGAATTACTCAAGCGCTGGGACTTGAAATCCCAAGAAATCATGGCTTTTGGTGATAGTGAAAATGATGTTGAAATGCTTGAAATGGCTGGAATTGCCTATGCGATGGAAAATGCTGATGAGAAAGCCAAAGCTGTGGCGACTGCTCTAGCACCAGCCAACAGCCAAGGAGGAGTTTATCAAGTCTTGGAAAACTGGTTAGAAAAAGGAGAATGA
- a CDS encoding SGNH/GDSL hydrolase family protein translates to MAVQLLENWLLKEQEKIQTKYRHLNHISVVEPNILFIGDSIVEYYPLQELFGTSKTIVNRGIRGYQTGLLLENLDAHLYGGAVDKIFLLIGTNDIGKDVPVNEALNNLEAIIQSVARDYPLTEIKLLSILPVNEGEEYQQAVYIRSNEKIQNWNQAYQELASAYMQVEFVPVFDCLTDQAGQLKKEYTTDGLHLSIAGYQALSKALKDYLY, encoded by the coding sequence GTGGCAGTACAGTTATTAGAAAATTGGCTCCTAAAGGAACAAGAAAAAATCCAAACCAAGTATCGTCACCTAAATCACATTTCTGTTGTAGAACCAAACATTCTTTTTATTGGGGATTCCATTGTCGAGTATTATCCTCTACAGGAACTATTTGGGACTTCAAAGACGATTGTCAATCGAGGAATTCGTGGCTATCAGACAGGACTGTTACTAGAGAACCTTGATGCTCATCTATATGGTGGAGCAGTAGATAAAATTTTTCTTCTGATTGGGACAAATGATATCGGAAAGGATGTTCCTGTGAATGAGGCTCTCAATAATCTCGAAGCTATCATTCAATCCGTTGCTCGCGATTATCCATTGACAGAGATTAAATTGCTTTCCATTTTGCCTGTCAATGAGGGAGAGGAGTACCAGCAGGCAGTCTATATCCGCTCGAATGAAAAAATTCAGAACTGGAATCAAGCCTATCAAGAGCTTGCATCTGCCTATATGCAGGTGGAATTTGTGCCAGTATTTGATTGTTTGACAGACCAAGCAGGCCAACTCAAAAAAGAATATACAACTGATGGACTGCACCTCAGTATTGCTGGTTATCAGGCTTTGTCAAAAGCCTTGAAAGACTATCTTTACTAA
- a CDS encoding CppA family protein, with product MNVNQIVRIIPTLKANNRKLNETFYIETLGMKALLEESAFLSLGDQTGLEKLVLEEAPSMRTRKVEGRKKLARLIVKVENPLEIEGILSKTDSIHRLYKGQNGYAFEIFSPEDDLILIHAEDDRASLVEVGEKPEFQTDLASISLSKFEISMELHLPTDIESFLESSEIGASLDFIPAQGQDLTVDNTVTWDLSMLKFLVNELDIASLRQKFESIEYFIPKSEKFFLGKDRNNVELWFEEV from the coding sequence ATGAATGTAAATCAGATTGTACGGATTATTCCTACTTTAAAAGCTAATAATAGAAAATTAAATGAAACATTTTATATTGAAACCCTTGGAATGAAGGCCTTGTTAGAAGAATCGGCCTTTCTGTCACTAGGTGACCAAACGGGTCTTGAAAAGCTGGTTTTAGAAGAAGCTCCCAGTATGCGTACTCGTAAGGTAGAGGGAAGAAAAAAACTAGCTAGATTGATTGTCAAGGTGGAAAATCCCTTAGAAATTGAAGGAATCTTATCTAAAACAGATTCGATTCATCGATTATATAAAGGTCAAAATGGCTACGCTTTTGAAATTTTCTCACCAGAAGATGATTTGATTTTGATTCATGCGGAAGATGACAGAGCAAGTCTAGTAGAAGTAGGAGAAAAGCCTGAATTTCAAACAGATTTGGCATCAATTTCTTTAAGTAAATTTGAGATTTCTATGGAATTACATCTCCCAACTGATATCGAAAGTTTCTTGGAATCATCTGAAATTGGGGCATCCCTTGATTTTATTCCAGCTCAGGGGCAGGATTTGACTGTGGACAATACGGTTACCTGGGACTTATCTATGCTCAAGTTCTTGGTCAATGAATTAGACATAGCAAGTCTTCGCCAGAAGTTTGAGTCTATTGAATATTTTATTCCTAAGTCTGAAAAATTCTTCCTTGGTAAAGATAGAAATAATGTTGAATTGTGGTTTGAAGAAGTATGA
- a CDS encoding serine hydrolase domain-containing protein produces the protein MKWTKIIKKIEEQIEAGIYPGASFAYFKDNQWTEFYLGQSDPEHGLQTEAGLVYDLASVSKVVGVGTVCTFLWEIGQLDIDRLVIDFLPESDYPDITIRQLLTHATDLDPFIPNRDLLTAPELKEAMFHLNRRSQPAFLYSDVHFLLLGFILERIFNQDLDVILKDQVWKPWGMTETKFGSVELAVPTVRGVEAGIVHDPKARLLGRHAGSAGLFSTIKDLQIFLEHYLADDFARDLSQNFSPLDDKERSLAWNLEGDWLDHTGYTGTFIMWNRQKQEATIFLSNRTYEKDERAQWILDRNQVMNLIRKEE, from the coding sequence ATGAAGTGGACCAAGATCATTAAAAAAATAGAAGAACAAATCGAGGCAGGGATTTATCCCGGAGCCTCTTTTGCGTATTTTAAGGACAATCAATGGACAGAGTTCTATTTAGGCCAGAGTGACCCAGAGCATGGCTTGCAGACTGAGGCAGGACTAGTTTATGACCTAGCTAGTGTCAGCAAGGTTGTTGGGGTTGGCACAGTTTGTACCTTCTTGTGGGAAATAGGTCAATTAGATATTGATAGACTGGTAATAGATTTTTTACCTGAGAGTGATTATCCAGACATCACTATTCGCCAGCTCTTGACTCATGCAACAGACCTTGATCCTTTTATTCCTAATCGTGATCTTTTAACAGCCCCTGAATTAAAGGAAGCGATGTTTCATCTCAACAGACGAAGTCAGCCAGCCTTTCTTTATTCGGATGTCCATTTTTTGCTGTTGGGCTTTATTTTGGAAAGAATTTTTAATCAAGATTTGGATGTGATTTTAAAGGATCAAGTCTGGAAACCTTGGGGAATGACGGAAACCAAGTTTGGGTCAGTTGAGCTTGCTGTTCCAACAGTTAGAGGTGTAGAGGCAGGCATAGTGCATGATCCCAAGGCTCGTCTCCTGGGTAGACATGCTGGAAGTGCTGGTTTATTTTCGACTATAAAGGATTTACAAATCTTTTTAGAACACTATTTAGCAGATGATTTTGCAAGAGACTTAAGTCAAAATTTTTCTCCTTTGGATGACAAGGAACGTTCTTTAGCATGGAATTTGGAAGGAGATTGGCTAGACCATACGGGCTATACAGGTACCTTTATCATGTGGAATCGTCAGAAGCAAGAAGCCACTATTTTCCTATCGAATCGTACCTATGAAAAGGACGAGAGAGCTCAATGGATATTAGACCGCAATCAAGTGATGAACTTGATTCGCAAAGAAGAGTAA
- a CDS encoding DMT family transporter: MSNSLKGTLLTVVAGIAWGLSGTSGQYLMAHGISALVLTNLRLLIAGGILMLLAYATAKDKILVFLKDRKSLLSLLIFALIGLFLNQFAYLSAIQETNAGTATVLQYVCPVGILIYSCIKDRVAPTLGEIVSIIFAIGGTFLIATHGQLDQLSMTPAGLFWGLFSAFTYALYIILPIALIKKWGSSLVIGVGMVIAGLVALPFTGVLQADIPTSLDFLLAFAGIILIGTVFAYTAFLKGASLIGPVKSSLLASIEPISAIFFAFLIMNEQFYPIDFLGMAMILFAVTLISLKDLFLEK; the protein is encoded by the coding sequence ATGTCAAATAGTTTAAAAGGGACTTTACTAACAGTTGTGGCTGGTATTGCTTGGGGGTTGTCAGGAACGAGTGGCCAATACCTAATGGCACACGGAATTTCGGCTCTGGTCTTGACCAACTTGCGTCTTTTAATCGCTGGTGGAATTCTCATGCTCTTGGCTTATGCTACTGCAAAGGATAAAATACTGGTCTTTTTAAAGGATAGAAAGAGTTTGCTGTCTCTTCTTATTTTTGCTCTGATTGGTCTTTTTCTCAACCAATTCGCCTATCTGTCTGCTATTCAGGAGACCAATGCGGGAACAGCGACGGTGCTTCAGTATGTTTGTCCTGTCGGAATTTTAATTTATAGCTGTATCAAGGATAGGGTGGCACCGACACTGGGAGAGATAGTTTCCATCATATTCGCCATCGGAGGAACCTTCCTGATCGCAACACATGGGCAGTTGGACCAGTTATCCATGACACCTGCTGGTCTGTTCTGGGGTCTCTTTTCTGCCTTTACTTATGCTCTGTATATCATTTTACCCATAGCCTTGATTAAAAAGTGGGGGAGCAGCTTGGTCATTGGTGTGGGAATGGTCATAGCAGGTTTGGTCGCTCTTCCTTTTACAGGGGTTCTACAGGCCGATATCCCGACTAGTCTTGATTTTCTCCTTGCGTTTGCAGGCATTATCCTTATCGGGACTGTCTTTGCCTATACAGCTTTCCTTAAAGGAGCCAGTCTGATAGGACCGGTCAAGTCAAGCTTGTTGGCTTCAATTGAGCCAATATCGGCGATTTTCTTTGCCTTCTTAATAATGAATGAACAATTTTATCCCATTGATTTTCTTGGTATGGCAATGATATTGTTTGCTGTAACTTTGATTTCTTTGAAAGATTTATTCTTAGAAAAATAA
- a CDS encoding GntR family transcriptional regulator produces the protein MLPAYMKIHDQIKKDIDEHRWAIGERLPSERDLAEQFAVSRMTLRQAVSLLVEEGVLERRVGSGTFVSSTRVQEKMRGTTSFTEIVKSQGKVPSIQLISYKKTIPNEQEVAKLGIFPTDNIIRMERVRYADQVPLVYEVASIPEKFIKDFKKEEITSHFFQTLQKYGYRIGKSQQTIYARLAKEKIAHYLEVEKGHAILGLTQVSYLEDGTAFEYVKSQYVGERFEFYLENN, from the coding sequence ATGCTACCTGCTTATATGAAAATCCATGATCAGATAAAAAAGGATATTGACGAGCACCGTTGGGCTATTGGTGAGAGGCTTCCCAGTGAAAGAGATTTAGCTGAGCAGTTTGCGGTCAGTCGCATGACCCTCCGCCAAGCTGTATCTCTATTAGTCGAAGAAGGCGTCTTAGAGCGCCGTGTAGGAAGCGGCACTTTTGTTTCCAGTACTCGAGTACAAGAAAAGATGCGAGGGACAACCAGTTTTACTGAAATTGTCAAATCCCAAGGTAAAGTTCCCTCTATCCAGCTCATTTCCTACAAAAAAACCATTCCCAATGAGCAAGAAGTTGCCAAGCTAGGAATTTTTCCAACGGACAATATTATCCGAATGGAGCGGGTCCGCTATGCCGACCAAGTTCCCCTAGTTTATGAAGTTGCTTCTATTCCTGAAAAATTCATTAAGGACTTTAAAAAAGAAGAAATCACCAGTCATTTCTTCCAAACCTTGCAAAAATATGGCTATCGTATCGGCAAATCTCAACAGACCATCTATGCTCGCCTTGCTAAAGAAAAGATTGCCCACTATTTGGAAGTTGAAAAAGGACATGCTATTCTTGGATTGACACAGGTTTCCTACCTAGAAGATGGTACTGCTTTTGAATACGTAAAAAGTCAATATGTAGGCGAACGCTTTGAATTTTATCTTGAAAATAATTAG
- the guaA gene encoding glutamine-hydrolyzing GMP synthase, translated as MSNISTDLQDVEKIIVLDYGSQYNQLISRRIREIGVFSELKSHKISAAEVREVNPVGIILSGGPNSVYEDGSFDIDPEIFELGIPILGICYGMQLLTHKLGGKVVPAGDAGNREYGQSTLTHTPSALFESTPDEQTVLMSHGDAVTEIPADFVRTGTSADCPYAAIENPDKHIYGIQFHPEVRHSVYGNDILRNFALNICKAKGDWSMDNFIDMQIKKIRETVGDKRVLLGLSGGVDSSVVGVLLQKAIGDQLICIFVDHGLLRKGEADQVMDMLGGKFGLNIVKADAAKRFLDKLAGVSDPEQKRKIIGNEFVYVFDDEASKLKDVKFLAQGTLYTDVIESGTDTAQTIKSHHNVGGLPEDMQFELIEPLNTLYKDEVRALGTELGMPDHIVWRQPFPGPGLAIRVMGEITEEKLETVRESDAILREEIAKAGLDRDIWQYFTVNTGVRSVGVMGDGRTYDYTIAIRAITSIDGMTADFAKIPWEVLQKISVRIVNEVDHVNRIVYDITSKPPATVEWE; from the coding sequence ATGAGCAACATTTCAACTGATTTGCAAGATGTAGAAAAAATCATCGTATTGGACTATGGTAGCCAGTACAACCAGCTGATTTCACGCCGTATCCGTGAGATTGGTGTTTTTTCAGAACTAAAAAGCCATAAAATTTCAGCTGCTGAAGTTCGTGAAGTCAATCCTGTAGGAATTATTCTATCAGGTGGTCCAAATTCTGTATATGAAGATGGTTCATTTGATATTGACCCAGAAATCTTCGAACTCGGAATTCCAATTTTGGGAATCTGTTATGGTATGCAGTTATTGACCCATAAACTTGGAGGAAAAGTTGTTCCTGCAGGTGATGCTGGAAATCGTGAATACGGTCAATCAACCCTAACTCACACACCATCAGCGCTTTTTGAATCAACACCTGATGAACAGACTGTTTTGATGAGCCATGGTGATGCGGTTACTGAGATTCCTGCTGACTTTGTTCGTACAGGTACATCAGCTGACTGCCCATACGCAGCCATCGAAAACCCAGATAAACACATTTACGGTATCCAATTCCACCCAGAAGTTCGTCATTCTGTATACGGAAATGATATCCTTCGTAACTTTGCCCTTAACATTTGTAAGGCTAAAGGTGACTGGTCAATGGATAATTTCATTGACATGCAGATCAAAAAAATTCGTGAAACCGTCGGTGATAAACGTGTCCTTCTTGGTCTATCAGGTGGTGTTGACTCATCTGTCGTTGGGGTTCTTCTCCAAAAAGCGATTGGCGATCAATTGATCTGTATCTTCGTAGACCACGGTCTTCTTCGTAAAGGCGAAGCTGATCAAGTTATGGACATGCTCGGTGGTAAGTTTGGTTTGAATATTGTCAAAGCAGACGCTGCTAAACGTTTCCTTGACAAACTTGCTGGCGTTTCTGACCCTGAACAAAAACGTAAAATCATCGGTAACGAGTTTGTCTATGTATTCGATGACGAAGCAAGCAAGCTCAAAGATGTGAAATTCCTTGCTCAAGGTACTTTATATACAGATGTTATCGAGTCTGGTACGGATACAGCTCAAACTATCAAGTCACACCACAACGTGGGTGGTCTTCCAGAAGATATGCAGTTTGAATTGATTGAACCACTCAATACTCTTTACAAGGATGAAGTTCGTGCTCTTGGTACAGAGCTTGGTATGCCAGACCATATCGTATGGCGCCAACCATTCCCAGGACCAGGACTTGCTATCCGTGTCATGGGTGAAATCACTGAAGAGAAACTTGAAACCGTTCGTGAATCAGACGCTATTCTTCGTGAAGAAATCGCTAAAGCTGGACTTGACCGCGATATTTGGCAATACTTCACTGTTAACACAGGCGTTCGTTCAGTCGGTGTTATGGGTGACGGTCGTACGTATGACTACACGATTGCAATCCGTGCTATCACTTCTATCGATGGTATGACTGCTGATTTTGCCAAAATTCCATGGGAAGTACTTCAAAAAATCTCAGTACGTATCGTAAATGAAGTGGATCATGTTAACCGTATCGTCTACGATATTACAAGTAAACCACCTGCAACAGTTGAGTGGGAATAA
- the tnpB gene encoding IS66 family insertion sequence element accessory protein TnpB (TnpB, as the term is used for proteins encoded by IS66 family insertion elements, is considered an accessory protein, since TnpC, encoded by a neighboring gene, is a DDE family transposase.): MTIHLSSLGQVYLVCGKTDMRQGIDSLAYLVKTHFELDPFSGQVFLFCGGRKDRFKALYWDGQGFWLLYKRFENGKLTWLSTEKDVKALAPEQVD; encoded by the coding sequence ATGACAATTCATCTATCTAGCCTAGGACAGGTCTATCTCGTATGTGGGAAAACGGATATGAGGCAAGGCATTGATTCACTGGCTTATCTGGTTAAAACCCACTTTGAATTAGATCCTTTCTCAGGTCAAGTTTTTCTCTTTTGTGGTGGACGTAAAGACCGCTTTAAAGCCCTTTACTGGGATGGTCAAGGATTTTGGCTACTATATAAACGCTTTGAGAACGGAAAACTGACTTGGCTAAGTACAGAAAAGGATGTCAAAGCTCTCGCACCTGAACAAGTAGACTAG
- a CDS encoding IS66 family transposase: MKIIQQQSATIDSLTNELALLREQVAYLTQKLYGKSSEKSVCPSGQLSLFEEEQNMEEDSDLPS; this comes from the coding sequence TTGAAAATCATTCAACAACAGAGTGCTACAATTGATAGTCTCACCAATGAACTTGCCCTTCTTCGTGAACAAGTGGCTTATCTAACGCAAAAGCTCTATGGAAAATCCTCTGAGAAAAGTGTTTGCCCATCTGGACAACTCAGTCTTTTTGAAGAGGAACAAAATATGGAAGAAGACTCTGACTTACCCAGTTGA